GTAAAGATTCTGGCGACACTTGGTCCGGCTTCCTCCGAGGAGCCCGTGATCCGCAAGCTTTTCGAAGCCGGGGCGGACGTCTTCCGCATCAATATGAGCCACACCAGCCACGACATGATGCGCGAGCTGGTCGTTCGGTTGCGCAACGTCGAGAAGGCGGTGGGCCGCCCCATCGGCATTCTCGCGGACCTGCAAGGCCCCAAGCTGCGCGTCGGCACCTTCGTGGGCGACAAGGCGGAACTGGTCGTCGGCCAGACCTTTACCCTCGATGACGATCCGACACCGGGCGACACCACCCGCGTCTATCTTCCGCACCCGGAAATCCTGGAAGCGGTGCAGGTGGGCCACCGGCTGCTGATCGATGACGGGCGCCTCCAGCTGCGCGCCGTCAAGACCGATGGCCGGCATATCGAATGCGTCGTCGTCGCGGGCAACCGGATATCCAACCGCAAGGGTGTCAGCCTGCCGGACACCATCCTGGCCACCGGCGCACTGACCGACAAGGACAGGGCCGATCTCGACGCCGTGCTGGCCGAAGGCGTGGACTGGGTTGCGCTGTCCTTCATCCAGCGCCCTGAAGACCTGGCCGAGGCGCGCAAGGTGGCGCGTGGCCGTGCAAGCCTTCTGTCGAAGATCGAGAAGCCGCAGGCGGTCGAGCGTCTCGACGAGATCATCGAGCTGTCCGACGCCATCATGGTGGCGCGCGGCGATCTTGGCGTCGAACTGCCGCTCGAGGCCGTGCCCGGCATCCAGAAGCGCATCACCCGCGCCGCGCGCAAGGCCGGCAAGCCGGTGGTCGTCGCGACGCAGATGCTGGAATCGATGATTTCCGCGCCGGTGCCGACCCGTGCCGAAGTGTCGGACGTGTCCATCGCCGTCTATGAAGGCGCCGATGCCGTGATGCTGTCGGCCGAATCGGCCGCCGGCGACTATCCGGTCGAGGCGGTCGAAACGATGGACAGGATCGCCGTGCAGGTGGAGCGGGACCCGCTCTACGCCAGCATCATATCGGCCCAGCGCTCCACGCCGGAGGCGACGGGCGCCGACGCCGTTTCTCTGGCGGCGCGCCAGATGGCGGAGACGCTCAGCGTCGCGGCGATCGTCACCTATACGTCGACGGGCAATACGGGCCTGCGTACCGCCCGCGAGCGCCCGCTGCTGCCGATCATCGCCCTGTCCCCCAAGGTGGCGACGGCACGCCGACTCAGCATCGCCTGGGGCCTGCATTGCGTGGTCACGGAAGATGCGACGGATCTCGAAGGCATGGTCGACAAAGCCTGCCGCGTCGCTGTGGAGCAGGAACTGGCCCGGCCCGGCGAGCGGGTCATCGTGACGGCCGGCGTGCCGCTGGGCACACCCGGCGCCACCAACATGCTGCGCATCGCCTATATCGGCTCCGACGGCCTGTCGGCCGTCTGACGTCGCGTCAGGCGCGCTGGCCGGCCATCAGGTCGGCCAGCCGCGCCACGGCATCCTGCGCATCCTTGAGCGTGGGATAGACGTCGAGCGCGCGCTGATAGGCCTCCATCGCCTGTTCGTTGCGCCCGCTCTCTTCCAGCATCGCACCCAGGCCCATCAGCGCCGGATAGTGCCTCGGCTCCCGCGCCAGAACCTGCGTGACATCGACGATGGCGCGCCCGAAGTCGCCGCTGCGATAATTCAGCATCGCACGCCGGTTCCATATTTCCGGGTTGTCGGGCTGCAGCTCGGCGCCCTGTTCGACGAGGTCGAAGGCGACGGGCAGCTTGTTGTCCGAGATGGCCTTCTCGGACCATGTCAGAAGCAGGTCGACCGTGGCGCTGCCGCTGTCGTTCCAGATGGATTGGATCTGCCGGGCGATACGCTCGCCGCGAGCACGATTGCCCTCCCGCCGCAGATCGTGGAAGAGCGCGTTCAGCCGTTCGTCGCGGCTGAGAGTGCGCTGGTCCGTCCGGCTGACGCCCGGCACGGAATCAGGTGGCGGCAGCAACGCATCCGGCGCGATCGCCTCGATCTCGGGCGAGGGGGCGAGCGGCTGTGCCAAGGCCGGCGGGGCCACGAGCACGACAGGGAGAAGGGCAAAGAAAAAGCGCATCGGCGGAGTTTAAACCGCCAATGCGCTTCGTCAAATCAAATGCTATGCCTGTAAGGGCAATCCGGCTGGACCGGGCGCCATGGCGCCCTCGCCGGCAAGCCTCAGCCCTGGCGCGCCTTGAAGCGCGGAGCCTGCTTGTTGATGATGTAGATGCGCCCCTTGCGGCGAACCATGCGGTTGGCCCGGTGGCGGCCCTTGAGCGACTTCAAGGAATTCTTGATCTTCATGACACTCGACCGTCGGTATGTTGGACAGGCGACGATCCAAAATCATGCCGTCGCGTTAAAATGGCGCCCCCATTGCTAGAGCGCCCTTCGATGGGCACGGCATAGACGCCGCCGTGGTCGATGTCAATCACACGACACGGCTAACGCGCGTAAAATGACCCATTTTCCGGCCGGGGCGGGCTTCCGCCTTGCCGTAGAGCGTCAACAGGAGCGACGGTTCGGCCAGCAGCGCCGGCGCCTTCTCGATATCGTCGCCGATCAGGTTTTCCATGACGCAGTCGGCGTGCCGCACCGGGTCTCCGAGAGGCATGCCGCAGACCGCGCGTATATGCTGCTCGAACTGCGAGATCAGGCAGGCGGCTTCCGTCCAGTGGCCGGAATTGTGCACCCGGGGCGCGATCTCGTTGACCAGCAGCGCACCGTCGGCCGCGACGAAGAATTCCACGCCGATCACGCCGACATAGGACAGGCGGTCCAGGATCAGCCCGGCGATGCGCATCGCCTCTTCCGCCTGCTGCGGTGAGATGCGGGCCGGCAGGGTGCTCGTGCGCAGGATGCCCGTCCTGTGGACGTTCTCGGCTGGGTCGTAGGCGCGCAGCGCGCCGTCGGCGCCGCGTGCCGCAATCACCGAAATCTCGCGCTCGAAGGGGACTTTCTTTTCCAGGATGGCGGGGACGCCGCCGAGGTCGGCGAAGGCGTCGCCGGGCGCGGCGTCCTGCGTCAGCACGGCCTGGCCCTTGCCGTCATAGCCGAATCGCCGCGTCTTCAGGATGCAGTCGCCGCCCAGCTCGACCAGCGCGTGCTCCAGCTCTTCCGCATCGTCCACCGCCCGCCATGGCGCCGTCGCGATGCCGACCCCGTTGAGGAAGGCTTTTTCCGTTACGCGGTCCTGCGACACTTCCAGCGCCTCGACGGGCGGATGCACCGGGCGGATGGCCGCCAGCCGCCGCAGCGGCGCCACGGGCACGTTCTCGAATTCATAGGTGATGACGTCGCTGATGCGAGCCAGCTCCGCCAGTGCGGCCGGGTCGTCGTAGGCCCCCCGCACCATGACGTTCGCCACCTGTGCGGCCGGGCACTCCGGGTCCGGGTCCACGACCGCCGTGCGCAGCCCCAGCCGCGCGGCGGCAGAGGCGAGCATGCGCCCGAGCTGACCGCCGCCGATGATGCCGACGGTCGATCCCGGGGGCAGCGGGGGCGTGCTGGCGGTCAACTTGCGGCCTCCCCGTCGGAGGGGTGGACGGCCACGGCCGCCGTCTGCCGCGCGCGCCAGGCATCCAGCCTGTCGGCGATTGCCGCGTCGGAGAGCGCCAGCACCGACGCCGCCATCAGCGCCGCGTTCACGGCGCCGGCGCGGCCGATGGCCAGGGTGCCCACCGGAATGCCGGCCGGCATCTGCACGATGGACAGGAGGCTGTCCTGCCCGGACAGGGCCTTGCTTTCGACAGGGACGCCGAACACCGGAAGGGGCGTCATGGCCGCGGCCATGCCAGGCAGGTGCGCGGCGCCGCCGGCGCCCGCGATGACCACCTTGAAGCCTTTGTCACGGGCGGACGAGGCGAATTCGTAAAGGCGCGCCGGTGTGCGGTGGGCCGAGACGATAAGCGATTCGTGGGCGATGCCCAGGGCATCCAGCGTCACGCTGGCGTGGCGCATGGTGGCCCAGTCGGACTGGCTGCCCATTATGATGGCGACGGGAACGCTCATGCGATGATATCCGGCAGGATCTGGTCTTCAAGATCCTGGAGGCGGTCCTTGATGGACAGTTTCTTCTTTTTCATGCGCTGGATGCGCAGCCGGTCGCAGCCGGTTGCCTCCATCGCCTCGATCGCCGCGTCGAAATCGGCGTGGTCTTGCCTGAGCCTTGCGACCTGCAGCCGCAACGCCGCCTGTTCCTGATCCGACATCTGCCCCCCGGGGTCTGACGAATGCGTACCGCATACCCGCCGGGTACGCGTTCTTCCGGCTGCAAATACCAGCCGTCACAAAATTCTCAAAGAATGATCTTGCACCCCTTCCGTAATGACCCAAGCTTATGGGAAGCTTCCCGGTAGCGCCTACGGCTTTCGTCGGAAGGCGGGGCCGGAAGCTCGAGGAAACAAACAGAGGAGTCTGGAATGTCCCTTGACACGCATCTCGAGACGCTGGAACAGCGTCACAGCGCCCTGGACAGCGAGATTGCATCGCTTCGCACCAAGCCGGCCACGCCGGATGGGGAGATCGCGGAGCTGAAACGCAAGAAACTCCTTCTGAAGGACGAGATCGAGAGATTGAGGACGAACCGGCCGAATTGATAACGATCCGACAAGATGCAAAAATGCGGCGCCGAAAGGCGCCGTATCCATTTCAAGACGACAGATGTGAACCCGATGACAGCTGATTTCGTGCGCCCCCGCCTGATGCTGGCGACAACCCTACTGGCCGACGGCGCCCCGGGCCGCGAGGCGTTGTCGCGGGCCCTTGCCGGCGGCGACGTCGCCAGCGTGATCCTGGACCCGGCCGGGCGTAGCGACACCGCCTACCAGGCTTTTGCCGAAGGGCTGGTGCCGCTGATCCAGGAGGCGGGCGCAGCCGCCATCGTCGTCGACGACACCCGTTGCGCCGGCCGCGTGCGTGCCGATGGAATTCATGTCACCGGGGGAGATATCGAGGCATTGGGAGAGGCGATCGCGCGCTTTTCGCCAAAGGCCATCGTCGGAACCTCCGGTTTCCATACGCGGCACGAGGCACTGGAGGCAGGCGAGCGCATGCCCGACTATCTCCTGTTCGGCCCCATCGGCGGCGAGGACGATGCCGCGCGCCCCGCCGACATCGATCTGGCATCGTGGTGGGCCGCCATCGTGGAGGTGCCGGCCGTCCTGTCCGGCGGCGGCGCGCTCGAGGCGCTGCCGGCAGCCGCCGCGAGCGGGGCCGAGTTCATCCTCCTGTCGCGCGCCGTATTCGGCGGCGAAGGCCGGGAAGGCGAGGCCGTGGCCGAGGCGAACGCCCTCTTCGACGCGCTCGAGCGGAGTGCCGCCGCATGAAACGCCTTGCGCTCCTGGCGTTGGCGGCGCTGCTGGCCGCCGGCACCGCCGAGGCCCAGGAAAACCAGGAAAAACTGTTGCCGGACCCCACCACCGGGGAGGCGCCGGCCGGCGGCGACATGGCCGCCGCATTCAGCGCCTATCAGCGCGGCTTCTACCTGACGGCGTTCCGGATCGCCGAGCCGCTGGCCCACATGGGCGACGCAGCCGCGCAGTCCCTGGTGGCCGAACTGCTTTTGCGGGGGCAGGGCGTCCAGCTCGACGTGCCGGGCGCTGTGCGCTGGTATCGCCTCAGCGCCGAGGCCGGGCGGCCGGAAGCGGAGTTCCGCTATGCCTTGATGCTGCTGGAAGGCGAGAGCGTCGAGCGCGACCCGGCCCGCGCGCGTGAGTTGATGCGAGCGGCGGCCGATGCCGGGCAGCCGCTGGCGGCTTTCAACTACGGCCAGATGCTGATCCAGTCTTCGCCGACCGGAGGGTTCGAGCAGGCGCTGCGCTATTTCGAGCTTGCCGGCAATGCCGGGGTATCGGATGCGCAATATGCGATGGCCCAGCTCTACGCCAACGGGCGTGGCGTTTCGGCCCGCGACGACGTCACCGCCCGCTGGTGGTTGCGGCAGGCGGCGCTTCAGGGGCACGACACGGCGCAGATCGAATTGGGGATATGGCTCATCAACGGGCGCGGCGGGCCCGCCGAGGCGCATGAGGGATTCCGCTGGCTGAAGGGCGCCGCCGAGCGCGGCAACCCGATCGCCGTCAACCGTGTCGCCCATCTCTACAAGGATGGCATCGGCATCGCGCGCGATACGGCCGAGGCCGCCAAATGGACGGTTCTGGCGCGCCGCGTGCGCAACGCCGATCCGGCTCTGGATACCTTCTTCCGCGGCCTCTCGCCGGAAGAGCAGAAGGCCGCCCTGGACGCCGCCAATCGCTTCCGCTCGAGCTGAACGTCTTGTAACAAACCGGATTTTGTGGTCTTGAGCGGGAAAAAGGGGCGCGCCGGCGCCGCCTTCGTTCTTTCAAATGTCGAGCGACCCTTATGAAGATCAATGGAAACGAAATCCGTCCGGGCAATGTGATCGAGCACGATGGCGGCCTGTGGGCTGCGGTCAAGACGGCCCATGTGAAGCCCGGCAAGGGCGGTGCCTTCAATCAGGTCGAGCTCAAGAACCTCATCGACGGCACCAAGCTGAACGAGCGTTTCCGCGCCTCCGAAACGGTCGAGCGCGTCCGGCTGGAGCAGAAGGACTACCAGTTCCTCTACGCCGAAGGCGAGATGCTGGTTTTCATGGATAACGAGACCTACGAGCAGCTCGAGCTGCAGAAGGATTTTGTCGGCGACCGTGCCGCCTTCCTGCAGGACGGCATGACCGTGACGGTCGAAAGCCACGAGGAGCGCCCCATCGGCATTTCACTTCCCGACCAGGTCGTGCTGACCATCGTGGAAGCCGATCCTGTCGTGAAGGGCCAGACGGCGGCGTCGTCCTACAAGCCCGCCAAGATGGAGAACGGCATTCGCGTCATGGTGCCCCCCTTCATCGAAAGCGGCGAGCGAATCCTCGTCGATACCAACGAGATCACCTACATCCGCCGCGCCGACTAAACACCGTTGCCGCGCCGGGCACGAAATCGCGCCGCCGGACCCGGCAAGCGGGTTCCGGCGGCCTCATTATTCAAGGACTGCTAAGACATGGCCCGTTCAGCCCTGCTCAACGTGATGACCCAGGCCGCGATGAAGGCGGGGCGCTCGCTCATCCGCGATTTCGGCGAGGTGCAGAACCTGCAGGTGTCCATGAAGGGGCCGGCGGATTTCGTTTCCAACGCCGATCGCAAGGCAGAGGAGATCGTCTTCCAGGAACTGTCGCGCGCCCGGCCCGACTGGGGCTTCCTGATGGAGGAACGCGGCGAGCTGGAGGGCAAGGACACCCAGCATCGCTGGATCGTCGACCCGCTGGACGGCACCACGAACTTCCTGCACGGCATTCCCATCTTTGCCGTATCGATTGCCCTGGAGCGCGATGGCCAGATCGTCGCGGGTGTGGTCTTCAATCCGATCCAGGACGAGCTGTATACCGCAGAGCGGGGCGGCGGCGCCTTCCTCAACGACAGGCGCATCCGCGTTGCCAACCGCCAGCGCATGCCGGAGGCGCTGTTTGCAACCGGCATTCCCTTCCTGGGCAAGGCCGGCCATGGCCGCTTCCTCTACGAGATGCGCCAGATCATGGGTGAAAGCTCGGGCGTGCGCCGGCTTGGCGCCGCGTCCCTGGACCTGTGCTACGTCGCCGCGGGGCGCTTCGACGGCTTCTGGGAGCGCGGCGTTCTGCCCTGGGATATCGCGGCCGGCGCGATCGTCGTGCGCGAGGCCGGCGGCTTCGTCAGCAGCGTCGATGGA
This genomic window from Aureimonas sp. OT7 contains:
- the pyk gene encoding pyruvate kinase — protein: MKRNRRVKILATLGPASSEEPVIRKLFEAGADVFRINMSHTSHDMMRELVVRLRNVEKAVGRPIGILADLQGPKLRVGTFVGDKAELVVGQTFTLDDDPTPGDTTRVYLPHPEILEAVQVGHRLLIDDGRLQLRAVKTDGRHIECVVVAGNRISNRKGVSLPDTILATGALTDKDRADLDAVLAEGVDWVALSFIQRPEDLAEARKVARGRASLLSKIEKPQAVERLDEIIELSDAIMVARGDLGVELPLEAVPGIQKRITRAARKAGKPVVVATQMLESMISAPVPTRAEVSDVSIAVYEGADAVMLSAESAAGDYPVEAVETMDRIAVQVERDPLYASIISAQRSTPEATGADAVSLAARQMAETLSVAAIVTYTSTGNTGLRTARERPLLPIIALSPKVATARRLSIAWGLHCVVTEDATDLEGMVDKACRVAVEQELARPGERVIVTAGVPLGTPGATNMLRIAYIGSDGLSAV
- a CDS encoding tetratricopeptide repeat protein, which codes for MRFFFALLPVVLVAPPALAQPLAPSPEIEAIAPDALLPPPDSVPGVSRTDQRTLSRDERLNALFHDLRREGNRARGERIARQIQSIWNDSGSATVDLLLTWSEKAISDNKLPVAFDLVEQGAELQPDNPEIWNRRAMLNYRSGDFGRAIVDVTQVLAREPRHYPALMGLGAMLEESGRNEQAMEAYQRALDVYPTLKDAQDAVARLADLMAGQRA
- the ykgO gene encoding type B 50S ribosomal protein L36, whose translation is MKIKNSLKSLKGRHRANRMVRRKGRIYIINKQAPRFKARQG
- a CDS encoding 5-(carboxyamino)imidazole ribonucleotide synthase, giving the protein MTASTPPLPPGSTVGIIGGGQLGRMLASAAARLGLRTAVVDPDPECPAAQVANVMVRGAYDDPAALAELARISDVITYEFENVPVAPLRRLAAIRPVHPPVEALEVSQDRVTEKAFLNGVGIATAPWRAVDDAEELEHALVELGGDCILKTRRFGYDGKGQAVLTQDAAPGDAFADLGGVPAILEKKVPFEREISVIAARGADGALRAYDPAENVHRTGILRTSTLPARISPQQAEEAMRIAGLILDRLSYVGVIGVEFFVAADGALLVNEIAPRVHNSGHWTEAACLISQFEQHIRAVCGMPLGDPVRHADCVMENLIGDDIEKAPALLAEPSLLLTLYGKAEARPGRKMGHFTRVSRVV
- the purE gene encoding 5-(carboxyamino)imidazole ribonucleotide mutase: MSVPVAIIMGSQSDWATMRHASVTLDALGIAHESLIVSAHRTPARLYEFASSARDKGFKVVIAGAGGAAHLPGMAAAMTPLPVFGVPVESKALSGQDSLLSIVQMPAGIPVGTLAIGRAGAVNAALMAASVLALSDAAIADRLDAWRARQTAAVAVHPSDGEAAS
- a CDS encoding YdcH family protein, with product MSDQEQAALRLQVARLRQDHADFDAAIEAMEATGCDRLRIQRMKKKKLSIKDRLQDLEDQILPDIIA
- a CDS encoding DUF465 domain-containing protein, with the protein product MSLDTHLETLEQRHSALDSEIASLRTKPATPDGEIAELKRKKLLLKDEIERLRTNRPN
- a CDS encoding thiamine phosphate synthase, yielding MTADFVRPRLMLATTLLADGAPGREALSRALAGGDVASVILDPAGRSDTAYQAFAEGLVPLIQEAGAAAIVVDDTRCAGRVRADGIHVTGGDIEALGEAIARFSPKAIVGTSGFHTRHEALEAGERMPDYLLFGPIGGEDDAARPADIDLASWWAAIVEVPAVLSGGGALEALPAAAASGAEFILLSRAVFGGEGREGEAVAEANALFDALERSAAA
- a CDS encoding tetratricopeptide repeat protein, with protein sequence MKRLALLALAALLAAGTAEAQENQEKLLPDPTTGEAPAGGDMAAAFSAYQRGFYLTAFRIAEPLAHMGDAAAQSLVAELLLRGQGVQLDVPGAVRWYRLSAEAGRPEAEFRYALMLLEGESVERDPARARELMRAAADAGQPLAAFNYGQMLIQSSPTGGFEQALRYFELAGNAGVSDAQYAMAQLYANGRGVSARDDVTARWWLRQAALQGHDTAQIELGIWLINGRGGPAEAHEGFRWLKGAAERGNPIAVNRVAHLYKDGIGIARDTAEAAKWTVLARRVRNADPALDTFFRGLSPEEQKAALDAANRFRSS
- the efp gene encoding elongation factor P, whose translation is MKINGNEIRPGNVIEHDGGLWAAVKTAHVKPGKGGAFNQVELKNLIDGTKLNERFRASETVERVRLEQKDYQFLYAEGEMLVFMDNETYEQLELQKDFVGDRAAFLQDGMTVTVESHEERPIGISLPDQVVLTIVEADPVVKGQTAASSYKPAKMENGIRVMVPPFIESGERILVDTNEITYIRRAD
- a CDS encoding inositol monophosphatase family protein translates to MARSALLNVMTQAAMKAGRSLIRDFGEVQNLQVSMKGPADFVSNADRKAEEIVFQELSRARPDWGFLMEERGELEGKDTQHRWIVDPLDGTTNFLHGIPIFAVSIALERDGQIVAGVVFNPIQDELYTAERGGGAFLNDRRIRVANRQRMPEALFATGIPFLGKAGHGRFLYEMRQIMGESSGVRRLGAASLDLCYVAAGRFDGFWERGVLPWDIAAGAIVVREAGGFVSSVDGDRFDHLQGEIACGNELILKAMTAELKKANDSYRAASQRSA